The Candida orthopsilosis Co 90-125, chromosome 3 draft sequence sequence ATACTAACTTCTACAAAAAGCGACTAAATTTAACCGCTTatcattttgcaacttgaCTTTAAATTCATAAATCAGGGCGTGTGGCGTAGTTGGTAGCGCGTTCCCTTAGCATGGGAAAGGTCATGAGTTCGATTCTTATCTCGTCCAGATTACTTTTTTTGATCCTTCGAGGAAGTCAACACCTAAAAAGTGTGAGAGCAGCACAATCTATCATTGATTTATGCATGAACCctctctttttttattttcgACATTCATTTAATTAATCTATAAATTTACaccttttttcaattgaataaatacAATATAACTTAAAGAACAACCTTATCAGCCAATGATTTCTTATAGTCCAAGATTGAACCGTCCCATCTTGTAGctgttttattttcaatgacGAAAATGTCTTTAGCAACCTTGTCGAGCAATCTGAAATCATGTgacacaacaacaacaccaccatTGAAGGCGTTGATTGCGTCAGCCAACGAATCAATAGTAGATAAATCCAAACCATTGGTAGGTTCATCCAATAAAATCAAGTTTGGTGCTTCTAAAGCCAATAAGGCGAAAACGACACGCGATCTTTGTCCTTCGGATAAAGTTGCCATTTGTGCAGTTTGAGATTCACCACTCAAACCATAACGACCTAATTGTCCTCTCCAATATTGGTAATCTTgtgaaattgaagcaaaTTTATCACGTACAAATTCTAATGGAGTTTTGGTCAAGTCCAATTGATCGGCTGAATGTTGTGAGTAAACTCCCAATTTAATATGTGTGTGCTTGATGACTCTTCCCTTTTGTGGGGTCAACTTTCCTTGAAACAAGTTGAGTAAAGTTGATTTACCAACACCGTTTGGTCCAACAAGGGCAACTCTTGAATCCATATCAATACCAATATCCAAATGTTCGTAAAGGTTGTCTTCATCTTTACCAGAATAGGAAAATGACATGTCATCGAAAGCCAACACTGGAGGTGgcaatttttcaacatcaggGAATCTGAAAGTGAAAACTTTGTCAGGAACGACTGGTTGGATCAATCCATCAGCTTCCATCTTgtccaaaatcttttgtcTTGATTTAGCTTGCCTAACCAAATTAGCATAAGTACCAGCTGACGCGATAAATTTCTTTATATgagcaatttcttcttgttgtttattgtattgtttcaTTTGGTTAGTTTCCAATTCAGATCTTGTTTTAACATATGAGTCGTAGTTACCACCATAGagttgcaattgtttcattCTCATATCAATCATGTTGGTACAAACCCCATTAAGGAAATCTTGAGAATGGGACACCAATATAAGAGTCCTGTCAAATCTCTTCATATATTCTTCCAACCAAACACAAGCGGCCAAATCCAAATGGGCAGTTGGGTCATCCAATAGCAAAAGAGTAGGTTTGACGAACAAAGCTTTGGCCAAGGCAACACGCATTCTCCATCCACCAGACATATCTCTTGTTCTCTTTTTGATGGTGACGGCATTGAAACCCAAACCGGTTAAGATGATAGCGGCTCTGGATTCGAAAGTTGATGGatccatttcatcaatcttttcgTATATACCTTCCAAAGCAGGACATTCCGGACCCTCCTTAATAATCAAGTCTTCAACCAAGTCTTCTAATCTCTTTAATTCGTGTTCGGCTTCCCTAACAACATATTCCAATGCAGAAAAGTCGGTTGGTTCTGCTGGctcattcaacaagtaaATATCAATATGTTCtggaattggaaattcTCTTGCTGCAATGGACTTTAACAAAGTGGATTTACCACATCCGTTTTCACCCAATAAACCGTATCTACGACCGTAGTTCAATTCCAAGGTGGAatcttgaatcaaaactttACCATGGAACAAAAGAGATACCGATGACAATTTAATATCTCTTGAAGTTTTCAATGAGTCCAAAACACCAGTGGTGACTCTATCTGATAATCCGTGTTCATCTgtttgcaatttcaatttagcaACTTCTTCACTGGCATCGGCTACATCATCCTCTGCTGCATCCTTTTCTGCTTGTCTCTTGGTCTTCTTAAGACTTTTACCTTCGGCTGCTTTCTTTGCCTCTCTTTCCAAACGTTTTTGCTCTCTCTTGGCTTTTGAAGCTGATACAGACATCTCTTTCTATGTGATGAGAAAATATATGTGTATAAAATATAAGGgtattcaaaagaagaatgaataaaggaagaagaattgtaAAGAAAACGTGAAGaggttgaaattgaaaaatttaaaataaattttttgttctgtccacaaaaagaaattaataTAAAAATATTATACACGCCGCAATGGCAAgtttatatgcagtatTTTTCAGTCGATTACATCATACAAAAGAGAGGATAAAAGAGGAGatactcaacaaaaagagaCATATAGGAGCTATCATTGAATGACCAATGCTACCCCATGTCGAGAAGCTAAGATTGGCTTTAATATACCAGCCTTTTAAATCTCTAGACTAATTCATTAATTTCTCCTGTTTTTATTGTCTCCTCTCTCTCCCTCTCTCTCTCTTGTGACAAACAATCCTCCAcccaaaagaagaaaaaacaaaaaatcaaaattgcCACTCGCAATTCgatttttgcaacttttccccaatttgaatttgatcaattggtaCATACATATACCACTTAATTAGAACTCAATGTCACATCCTAACTCTAATCTGGACGATAAGTTTAAGGACCCTAATTTGGTAGGTGTGTCATCACCGATACCGATAAGAACGACAACGTCAATTGGAAGTCAGCTTAGACACCCCGAAGCGCATCCTTTTCATTTGGACGATAATTCGAGGTCATTTACGCCTACAACTTGGGACTCGGTTCAAAAACATGTAACTGCCAGACGACCATCGtacaattcaattgtcAATTATAGGGAAAAGTATTATAATTTGGATTACCCAAAGGATGGCAATGTACTAGCAAAATTACAATTGGATCCTAACTCTAGATTTTATGCGAGATCCAGACCCAGGACTTTGAATCCACCACTGTTGTTGCCATATCGGATTGAATCCCCCGAGGAACAAGCTAAATTTTTGAGCCACATTGTATCCCATTTGTATATTGCCATCAAATCTTTGGACATTCAAGGGACACTATCTATAAGTGCCAAGGACTTGGCTGCTTTGAAAGACTCAATTTCAGATGTTGATATTGCCTTGGAAACTAACTTATTCGAAATCAACACCGCTGAAACACATGAGGACGAGCCCATGACGGATGAACTTGAAACGTCGGATGAAGAGATGGAAGAAGACGATGAAGGcgaagaggaggaagaggaTGACGAGAATGATAAAGATGCCACTGTACAGCATAAAAGATCACCCAAGTCAGCTGCGGTCGTTACAGTGCGCACATGGACTcatgaattgttgatatgGCTCAAGATGAAGTACGACATGCCAGTTTCGTTGAAAATAAGATTGGCTCGAGTTTACTTTGCTTTGTGTCTTTGTCGTGGCCAACACATAGGTATAAAAACATATGTCCGGGTCTTTGAGATTTTAACAAAGGATCAAAAATTACTTTACGACCAAGGGTTGAGATTGCCCTGGGAGGATTTGTATAAAGAGTTGCAGCTCTTATTTCCGTCACCTGATCAAGCTTTGGGCccttttgaaaagaaagatcAGAAACAATTGGGCAAATTGGCCTCTAAAGCTTCCTGTTTTTTCGACCCCAAAAGCTTGCCTAtaatatttgaaaagttaGGTTCCAAATTTTCTGTGAATACGTCGGCATTGACTATCTCATCTTTTTCGTTGTTGCCGATAAACTTTACTCCTGGTGGCGTTGGCGATGAATACGATATCCGCCATTACCTAAACCCATTGTTTTACATGTGGCtaaaaatcaacaaaagcagGGGACTTGATGACCACATCACAGGCCGATTGGGTGTCATTGTAATGTCCACGTTGTTTAGAATGCACGACGACATAAAGGTaagagaaattgttgaattgggCAAATTTGGTATCTTATCTCAAAACCAAATGGAATTTCTATTCAATGAGTTGATCAACAGTTTGTGCATTAGAAATGAGAAATACGCATCAAAGAAACTGAAGTACTTTCATGGATTTGCGTCTGCGATTGTGTTTTCAATCGTTGGCGACTCTAGTTTGGAAGAAGGTGGTATTATATActtattgaaaacattgatCAATGCAATTGAGAGCTACATTCATCCATCAAATACAGGTGAGTGGACCAGGGCTATATCCAGAGCCCTTTTAGCACTCATCTATCAATTTCACAAGAGATATAACTTAGAAACTCAACCTGATGGGAACCTTTACAATATTCCATCTGAAGTGAAGATTTCCCCAAATGTGGTTAAAGAGTTTGTTAAGATTATGCTTCCAGTAGTAAAGACTGGTATACAATCAAAAAGGGATGATGCTTCTGCCGAATATGTGACTGCACTTCAACTTTTATCCTTCCTTGAGCCCAACTATGTTTTGGACTATACTTTATTGGACATATATGAGTCCTTGGAAGGAGTACTTTCGACACATAGAGTGATTAATGCTTTAAGGATGATTGACTCTATGGCAAGAGCCATTGTTTCAACACCCATTTTCCGAGTTCATTTGACGCGCATCTTGCTGTTGATTTTACCCGGAATTGACTCTAATGACTTGGAAAAGACATTACAGACATTGGAGGTTTTCTCCGCTATATGTAACTACGCCCCCATTTAtgatttgaacaaagagTATGGCGATGCTTCACTTGCAATGGAATTCATTCAGAATCAtattgaatatttgaagagaaagatt is a genomic window containing:
- a CDS encoding Kre30 protein (YEF3-subfamily ABC family protein, predicted not to be a transporter), with the translated sequence MSVSASKAKREQKRLEREAKKAAEGKSLKKTKRQAEKDAAEDDVADASEEVAKLKLQTDEHGLSDRVTTGVLDSLKTSRDIKLSSVSLLFHGKVLIQDSTLELNYGRRYGLLGENGCGKSTLLKSIAAREFPIPEHIDIYLLNEPAEPTDFSALEYVVREAEHELKRLEDLVEDLIIKEGPECPALEGIYEKIDEMDPSTFESRAAIILTGLGFNAVTIKKRTRDMSGGWRMRVALAKALFVKPTLLLLDDPTAHLDLAACVWLEEYMKRFDRTLILVSHSQDFLNGVCTNMIDMRMKQLQLYGGNYDSYVKTRSELETNQMKQYNKQQEEIAHIKKFIASAGTYANLVRQAKSRQKILDKMEADGLIQPVVPDKVFTFRFPDVEKLPPPVLAFDDMSFSYSGKDEDNLYEHLDIGIDMDSRVALVGPNGVGKSTLLNLFQGKLTPQKGRVIKHTHIKLGVYSQHSADQLDLTKTPLEFVRDKFASISQDYQYWRGQLGRYGLSGESQTAQMATLSEGQRSRVVFALLALEAPNLILLDEPTNGLDLSTIDSLADAINAFNGGVVVVSHDFRLLDKVAKDIFVIENKTATRWDGSILDYKKSLADKVVL